Proteins encoded within one genomic window of Ammonifex degensii KC4:
- a CDS encoding histidinol-phosphatase, whose product MGLVDYHVHTARCGHAVGKVGEYLRQAERMGLKELGFADHLPLYFLPPEKRDPGLAMPQTQLGEYVAEITGLKGKSTVEVKLGIEADYVPGREEELRRLLSAYPFDYVLGSIHFLDGWGFDNPAEIEGYRGKDLDLLYERYFSLVQRLASSRLFDIVAHPDLIKKFGFLPSRNLKLLYEETVKAIAAADLAVEVNTAGLRHPVKEIYPAVEFLSLCRRYRVPVTLGSDAHRPEDVGRDFDRALDLLRGVGYYEVAIFTSRKRHSYRVLI is encoded by the coding sequence ATGGGCCTGGTCGACTATCACGTGCACACCGCGCGCTGTGGGCATGCCGTGGGCAAGGTGGGTGAGTACCTGCGGCAGGCGGAGAGGATGGGGCTTAAAGAGCTGGGCTTTGCCGATCATTTGCCCCTTTATTTCCTCCCACCGGAAAAAAGGGACCCGGGGCTGGCCATGCCGCAGACCCAGCTCGGCGAGTACGTGGCGGAGATCACAGGGCTTAAGGGGAAGTCGACGGTAGAAGTAAAGCTGGGCATCGAGGCCGACTACGTCCCCGGTCGGGAAGAGGAGCTTAGAAGGCTTCTTTCTGCCTATCCTTTCGATTACGTGCTGGGCTCGATACATTTCCTTGACGGCTGGGGTTTTGATAATCCGGCGGAGATCGAGGGGTACCGAGGCAAGGACCTTGACCTTTTATACGAGCGGTACTTTTCTTTAGTGCAAAGGCTGGCCAGCAGCCGGCTTTTCGATATCGTGGCTCATCCTGACCTCATAAAGAAGTTCGGTTTCTTACCCAGCCGCAACCTGAAGCTCCTTTATGAAGAAACAGTGAAGGCCATAGCCGCGGCCGACCTGGCAGTGGAGGTGAACACGGCGGGGCTGCGCCACCCGGTAAAAGAGATCTACCCGGCGGTGGAGTTCCTTTCCCTCTGCCGGCGCTACCGGGTGCCGGTGACTTTGGGCTCGGACGCTCACCGGCCCGAGGACGTGGGGCGCGACTTCGACCGGGCGCTAGATCTCCTGCGGGGGGTGGGCTATTATGAGGTGGCAATCTTCACCTCCCGGAAACGGCACTCTTACCGGGTGCTTATTTAA